A segment of the Asinibacterium sp. OR53 genome:
ACGATCGCCTTTGTCATAAGTACAGGGATCACCTCTTTCGTGTTTGAATGCTTCCATGCGGATGCTGATCGTACCATCTTCGATACTCAACGGGTAAGGACGCATAAACCGGTTAAGGGAAAGTTGCGGGTCATCTGCCAGCAACACGGTTTTATCGGCATCTTTGGATGAAACGAACAGGCAGCCACGATCGGCAATATAATTCTGCGGAGCGATCTCGTTCCTGTAAAACTTGTAAACGGCTTCTGTAGTACGTTCGAGGAATCCCCTGATATGGCTGTAGCCCACTTTATCTACCATTACTTCCGCGGGCACTTCCCTGCCTTGTGCAGACAGTTGTAAACAGGGAACCAATAACCCCACCACAAATGGGTATAACCTTGCCATGTGCAATTTTTAACGGTTGAACGCAATTGAACAATAACAACGGAAATTGGATTCAGAGGGGAGGTATACTATAAATATATGACAAAAAAAGCATTAATGGAAGCGGCTGGTAAAATCCAATCCGTTCTTTCTCAAGGTATCCAATGCAATATCATATCCTGCATCTGCATGACGTATCACACCCATGGCCGGGTCGTTACGCAAAACGCGCGACAAACGTGCTGCCGCTGCATCGGTTCCATCAGCAACGATCACCATACCGGCATGTATACTATATCCCATACCTACGCCGCCGCCATGGTGAAGGCTCACCCAACTGGCGCCACCTGCCGTATTGATCAATGCATTCAGTATGGGCCAGTCGGCCACTGCATCGCTGCCATCGAGCATGGCTTCTGTTTCGCGGTTCGGCGATGCCACCGATCCGGTGTCGAGATGGTCTCTTCCGATAACAATGGGCGCTTTCAGTTTTCCGGTGCGCACCAGTTCATTGAATGCCAGTCCGGCTTTCTCACGCTCGCCCTGTCCTAACCAGCATATACGCGCGGGCAATCCCTGGAAAGCGATGCGCTCCCTGGCCATCTTCATCCAGCGTTGAAGATTTTTATTTTCGGGGAATAAATGCAGGATGCATTCATCGGTTACAGCAATATCTGCCGGATCGCCGCTGAGTGCTGCCCAACGGAACGGGCCTTTGCCTTCACAGAAAAGCGGACGTATATAAGCAGGTACAAAACCCGGGAAATCGAATGCCTGTTCAAGTCCGTGTTCCTGCGCCCTTGCCCGGATGTTGTTGCCATAATCGAAAGTGATGGCTCCGCTCTTTTGCAATGCCAGCATGAGTTCTACATGCAGCTTCATACTGTCATAAGCCAACGCTATATATTGTTTGGCATCTTGTTCGCGCAGTGTACGCGCTGCTTCATTGGTAAGTGTATGCGGTATATAACCGATCAGCGGATCATGTGCGGAAGTCTGGTCGGTGAGCACATCCACTTTTATTTTTCTTGCTATCAACCGTTGCAGCAAGTGTACCGCATTGCAAAGCACGCCGATGCTCAACGCTTCTCCATCTGCCGCAGCTTTCAATGCACGATCAATCGCCGCATCAATGTCTGTATATTTCAGATCAAGGTATTTTGTTTCGAGGCGTTTGTCGATACGCCATTCTTCTACTTCGGCGCAAAGCGCCACGCCATCACACATGGTAATAGCCAGTGGTTGCGCGCCGCCCATACCTCCCAATCCGGCCGTTACACTCAATGTTCCTTTCAATGATCCATGAAAATGTTTATCGGCCACTGCTGCAAAAGTTTCATAAGTGCCCTGCACAATGCCTTGTGAACCTATGTATATCCAGGAGCCTGCCGTCATCTGTCCATACATCATCAACCCCTTCTTTTCCAACGCTGTGAAATGTTCCCAGGTAGCCCATTTGGGCACCAGCTGCGAATTGGAGAGTAATACCCTGGGCGCATCGGGATGTGTTTTTAAAATGCCTACCGGCTTACCACTCTGTATGAGTAATGTTTCATCGTTATCGAGGTCTTTCAGTGCCTTGATGATCAATGCAAGGCATTCCATATTTCGTGCAGCCTTTCCTCTTCCGCCATATACGATCAACTCTTCGGGACGTTCTGCTACAGCAGGATCGAGGTTATTGAGCAGCATACGCAAAGCGGCTTCCTGTATCCACCCTTTACAATTCAATGTGGTTCCCGTAGGAGTTGCAGGGATTTTCATAACAATGAATATATTGAATTCCCTACATTTGGCATACAAAAACACACCGTATGGGATTACCGGTCAACAACAATAAGGGGGGTAAAGGAGGCAATAAAAGCCAGCCCAACAACAATCAGGCATCTAAATTCATTTCCAAGCCGGGAACCAAAGCCGTGGGCATTGCCAAGAAGCCCATCAAAACCGGCGGTTCAAGAGGCAGTTGATGATCCGGCGCTTATACCAGCGCCAGATCAATGACTTGTTGCATGGTTTTCACATAATGAAACTGCATGCCTTTGATGAAATTACTGTCGATCTCCGACACGTCTTTTTCGTTCTGCCAGCAGAGTATGATCTCTTTGAGTCCGGCCCTTTTTGCAGCCAGCACTTTTTCTTTGATACCGCCAACGGGCAATACCTGTCCGCGTAAAGTGATCTCTCCCGTCATAGCCAAATAAGGTTTCAGCTTTCTTCCGGTAAAGGCAGAAGTGAGGGAACTCAGCATGGTAATACCTGCACTCGGACCGTCTTTGGGAACAGCTCCTTCCGGTACGTGTATATGAATGCTTTTCTTAGCGAAGACTTCGGGGTCGATGCCATATTTACGTGCATTGGCCTGTAAATAACTCAATGCTGTGCTGGCGCTTTCCTTCATCACATTGCCCAGGTTACCGGTTAACTTCAGATCACCCTTGCCATCGCCCAGGATGGTTTCGATGAAGAGAATATCTCCGCCAACATAAGTCCAGGCAAGTCCCACCGCTACACCCGGCATATTGGCCGTTTTGTATATCTCGTTGTTATAGCGGGGCTGACCTAATATCTTATCAACATCTGCTGCTGTAATAACCGGTTTCACTTTATTTTTCATAGCCAGTTCCTTGGCCTGGTAACGCATCACAGATGCCAGCTGCCGGTCGAGCTCCCGCACGCCGCTTTCGCGGGTATGTTGTTCGATGAGTTTCTCCAGCACTTTGTCGCTGATCCTGATGTTTACCTTACCCAGTCCATGCGCTTCTTTCTGCTTGGGCACCAGGTGGCGTTTGGCGATCTCTACTTTTTCTTCCACTGCATAACCGCTCAGGTCAATGATCTCCAGCCTGTCGCGCAGCGCCGGTTGTATATTCTGCAGGTTATTGGCGGTAGCGATGAACAGCACTTTGCTGAGATCGTATTCCAGCTCCAGGTAATTATCGTAAAAACTATTGTTCTGTTCCGGGTCGAGCACTTCCAGCAGGGCCGATGAAGGATCGCCGCGGAAATCATTGCCTATCTTGTCTATCTCGTCCAGGATCATCACCGGGTTAGATGATTTGCATTTGCGGATATTTTGCAAAATGCGTCCCGGCATGGCGCCGATATAGGTTTTGCGGTGGCCGCGTATCTCACTT
Coding sequences within it:
- the hutU gene encoding urocanate hydratase encodes the protein MKIPATPTGTTLNCKGWIQEAALRMLLNNLDPAVAERPEELIVYGGRGKAARNMECLALIIKALKDLDNDETLLIQSGKPVGILKTHPDAPRVLLSNSQLVPKWATWEHFTALEKKGLMMYGQMTAGSWIYIGSQGIVQGTYETFAAVADKHFHGSLKGTLSVTAGLGGMGGAQPLAITMCDGVALCAEVEEWRIDKRLETKYLDLKYTDIDAAIDRALKAAADGEALSIGVLCNAVHLLQRLIARKIKVDVLTDQTSAHDPLIGYIPHTLTNEAARTLREQDAKQYIALAYDSMKLHVELMLALQKSGAITFDYGNNIRARAQEHGLEQAFDFPGFVPAYIRPLFCEGKGPFRWAALSGDPADIAVTDECILHLFPENKNLQRWMKMARERIAFQGLPARICWLGQGEREKAGLAFNELVRTGKLKAPIVIGRDHLDTGSVASPNRETEAMLDGSDAVADWPILNALINTAGGASWVSLHHGGGVGMGYSIHAGMVIVADGTDAAAARLSRVLRNDPAMGVIRHADAGYDIALDTLRKNGLDFTSRFH